A window from Gottschalkiaceae bacterium SANA encodes these proteins:
- a CDS encoding GNAT family N-acetyltransferase translates to MIRVMQKKDYEQAILLWNKIEGMGLRKLDDSYEGIERFLDRNPKTCFVVEEEKQVVATILCGHDGRRALIYHLAVTKERRGRGYGKALVRAVENAVKEEGIHKIALLVFKDNRHGNDFWTLLGYQIRKDLNYRNKSLAVSEEG, encoded by the coding sequence ATGATTCGAGTGATGCAAAAGAAGGATTACGAGCAAGCGATACTCTTATGGAATAAAATAGAAGGGATGGGACTGAGGAAACTCGACGACTCATATGAGGGAATCGAGAGATTTTTGGATCGCAACCCAAAAACATGTTTTGTGGTGGAGGAGGAAAAGCAAGTGGTTGCTACCATTCTTTGTGGCCATGATGGCAGGCGGGCGTTGATTTACCATTTGGCCGTTACAAAAGAGAGACGGGGCAGGGGCTATGGGAAAGCCTTGGTGCGAGCCGTGGAAAATGCTGTAAAAGAAGAAGGCATACATAAAATTGCACTCCTTGTTTTCAAAGACAATCGTCACGGAAATGATTTTTGGACCCTGTTGGGATATCAGATTCGTAAAGACTTGAATTATCGAAATAAGAGTTTAGCGGTTAGCGAGGAAGGTTAG
- a CDS encoding metalloregulator ArsR/SmtB family transcription factor: protein MESKCCVNQENVDIVRDELYADHEIAEIADIFKILGDPTRMRIVAALQIRELCVGDLAALMEISQSGVSHQLRLLKQKRIVKSRREGKTMVYSLDDHHVVDIIKTTANHVRHEE from the coding sequence GTGGAATCGAAATGCTGTGTAAATCAAGAAAATGTCGATATCGTAAGAGATGAATTATATGCGGATCATGAAATTGCTGAGATTGCGGATATATTTAAAATATTAGGGGACCCGACGCGGATGCGGATCGTTGCTGCCCTGCAAATTCGGGAATTATGTGTAGGGGATTTAGCGGCTTTAATGGAAATTTCCCAATCGGGTGTGTCACATCAATTGAGACTGCTGAAACAGAAGCGAATCGTAAAAAGCCGACGTGAAGGAAAAACGATGGTGTATTCTTTGGATGATCATCATGTTGTTGATATCATTAAAACCACAGCAAATCATGTGCGTCACGAAGAATAG
- a CDS encoding heavy metal translocating P-type ATPase — protein MIVLKLEGLNCAGCAGKIQTLVSKMDDVKDAKVNLAMQKIEIEAVEDAELSVIEEATKIVLELEPHVKVYPINKKRQITLYLNGLHCAGCAAKIESALQKHEKLSNVSFSFATKRLQFETTTDKPIIQQMIQAIVDRIEKGVTVEELPSEKKNVIHTLPNDITAGGELVVEAEEATWMKFYKKHGKTILGSGLLFVAVVIPMPKLAQLTAYAIAYLLIGGDIVLRAVKNLLRGQLFDENFLMTLATVGAFALGEYTEAVAVMLFYKVGEGFQDYAVDHSRRSIQSLLNIKAEYANLLVDGSTRKVIPEALSLGDIILIRAGEKVPVDGVIIDGQSTMNTSALTGESMPRRVEKEDEILSGAINLDASLTVRVSKIFENSTVARILDMVENATSKKAKTEQFITKFARIYTPIVVVSAVLLAVLPPLMGGGDFREWASRALIFLVISCPCALVLSVPLGFFGGLGAASRKGILLKGGNYLEALNTIDTFVFDKTGTLTKGNFAVQKTSGEETLKLAAFMEVHSTHPIGQSILKAYGEDQLLESVEDVREIPGEGLVGCFEEKQLLVGNERLMKRYEILLADSESVGTIVHVALDGVYTGAIQIADEIKPGIENLVINLKASGAKEVIMLTGDQKQLAEKVADTLKIDRVFSELLPQDKMNHVEALIAEGRKVLFVGDGINDAPVLARADLGVAMGGLGSDAAIEAADMVLMTDEPMKLLEAKRIAKKTRRIVMQNIIFALGVKGFFLALGAMGVATMYEAIFADVGVAIIAVLNSMRVMKV, from the coding sequence ATGATTGTATTAAAATTAGAAGGATTAAATTGTGCAGGTTGCGCAGGGAAAATTCAGACCTTGGTTAGCAAGATGGATGATGTGAAGGATGCCAAGGTTAATTTAGCCATGCAAAAAATAGAAATTGAAGCAGTTGAAGATGCAGAGTTATCTGTGATTGAGGAAGCAACCAAGATCGTTTTGGAATTGGAACCCCATGTTAAGGTCTATCCCATAAATAAAAAAAGACAAATCACCTTATACTTAAATGGACTCCACTGTGCAGGATGTGCTGCCAAGATTGAATCAGCGCTTCAAAAGCACGAGAAACTCTCTAATGTTAGCTTCAGCTTTGCCACAAAACGCTTACAGTTTGAAACGACGACGGACAAGCCTATTATTCAGCAGATGATTCAAGCAATTGTAGATCGGATTGAAAAAGGTGTCACGGTTGAAGAGTTGCCAAGTGAAAAGAAAAATGTCATTCACACATTACCAAACGATATTACAGCCGGTGGAGAACTCGTTGTGGAAGCGGAAGAAGCCACTTGGATGAAATTTTATAAGAAGCATGGGAAAACAATTTTGGGTTCAGGATTGCTCTTTGTGGCAGTTGTTATACCCATGCCAAAACTTGCACAGTTGACTGCCTACGCGATAGCATATCTGTTAATTGGCGGGGATATTGTTCTGCGAGCGGTGAAAAATCTGCTTAGAGGGCAATTGTTTGATGAAAACTTTTTGATGACGCTGGCAACAGTGGGTGCATTTGCCTTGGGCGAATACACAGAAGCTGTGGCGGTTATGTTGTTCTATAAGGTTGGTGAAGGATTTCAAGATTATGCTGTGGACCACAGTCGCAGAAGTATTCAATCCTTGCTAAACATTAAGGCGGAATATGCAAACCTATTGGTCGACGGAAGTACAAGAAAGGTAATTCCAGAGGCCTTGTCTCTCGGTGATATCATTTTGATTCGAGCAGGCGAGAAGGTGCCGGTTGACGGAGTCATTATAGATGGGCAGTCCACCATGAATACTTCGGCCCTAACGGGAGAAAGTATGCCGAGACGGGTGGAGAAAGAGGATGAGATTTTAAGCGGAGCCATAAATCTGGATGCTAGTTTGACGGTACGGGTAAGCAAAATCTTTGAGAATTCAACGGTTGCACGGATTCTTGACATGGTAGAAAATGCCACGAGCAAGAAGGCGAAAACCGAACAATTTATTACAAAATTTGCACGGATCTATACACCGATCGTTGTTGTTTCGGCCGTTTTGTTGGCAGTTTTACCACCCTTGATGGGTGGTGGAGATTTTCGGGAATGGGCGTCTCGAGCCTTGATTTTTCTTGTGATTAGTTGTCCATGTGCCCTTGTATTAAGCGTGCCGTTAGGCTTCTTTGGGGGACTGGGCGCGGCAAGTCGAAAGGGGATTTTGTTGAAAGGCGGCAATTATCTGGAAGCCTTGAATACAATCGATACCTTTGTCTTTGATAAGACTGGAACGTTGACAAAAGGGAATTTTGCGGTCCAAAAGACTAGCGGGGAAGAAACGTTGAAACTTGCGGCATTTATGGAAGTGCACTCGACTCACCCCATTGGCCAATCTATTTTAAAGGCTTATGGAGAGGATCAGCTTTTGGAATCGGTTGAAGACGTGAGGGAAATCCCGGGAGAGGGACTGGTTGGTTGCTTTGAAGAAAAGCAATTATTGGTTGGTAATGAGAGATTGATGAAGCGTTATGAGATTCTTCTAGCTGACTCCGAATCGGTGGGAACCATTGTTCATGTTGCTCTGGATGGGGTTTATACAGGTGCGATTCAAATTGCGGATGAGATCAAGCCAGGGATTGAAAATTTGGTGATAAATCTGAAAGCATCTGGGGCGAAGGAAGTCATTATGCTGACTGGGGACCAGAAACAACTTGCTGAAAAGGTAGCTGATACCCTAAAGATCGATCGTGTATTCAGTGAGCTTTTGCCACAAGATAAAATGAACCATGTGGAAGCTTTGATTGCAGAGGGAAGAAAAGTCCTCTTTGTGGGGGATGGAATCAATGATGCACCCGTGCTTGCGCGGGCTGATCTAGGTGTTGCCATGGGTGGTTTGGGGTCCGATGCCGCAATCGAAGCAGCGGATATGGTTTTAATGACCGATGAACCCATGAAACTATTGGAAGCGAAGCGAATTGCCAAAAAAACACGAAGAATTGTTATGCAAAACATCATATTTGCACTTGGAGTCAAGGGTTTCTTCCTTGCTTTGGGTGCCATGGGTGTTGCGACCATGTATGAGGCGATCTTTGCCGATGTAGGCGTTGCTATTATCGCAGTTTTAAATTCCATGAGAGTGATGAAAGTATAG
- a CDS encoding ACT domain-containing protein, translated as MKMNLSVLKGNYGVCRLSPDESIPSWATAGEFYTLSKTLEELSITCELSFIPDGIQVELGWRVMKVEGPLDFALIGILAALSGTLADRGVSIFAISTFDTDYLLVKEKDYNNAVEALRDAGHIIIE; from the coding sequence ATGAAAATGAATTTGTCAGTATTGAAAGGCAATTACGGAGTCTGTCGTTTATCGCCCGATGAAAGCATACCGTCTTGGGCGACCGCAGGTGAATTCTATACCCTATCGAAGACCCTTGAAGAACTTTCCATCACTTGTGAATTAAGTTTCATTCCTGATGGAATTCAAGTTGAGCTGGGGTGGCGGGTGATGAAGGTAGAAGGTCCCTTGGATTTTGCTTTAATTGGGATTTTGGCTGCATTGAGTGGAACCCTTGCTGATCGAGGTGTCAGCATCTTTGCGATTTCAACCTTTGATACGGATTATCTCTTGGTCAAGGAGAAAGATTATAATAATGCAGTGGAAGCTTTGCGGGATGCGGGGCATATAATTATTGAATAG
- a CDS encoding membrane protein: MTTYIKRLCNLFLGLTLYALGIVFAIQAQIGYAPWEVFHVGMSNTLGISIGTASILAGVVIGAIGIFLGEKVGIGTILNMFLIGMILDWIMILDFIPAANHFAIGVFMLILGLFTIALGSYFYIGSAFGAGPRDGLMVALTRLTKLPIGVCRGGVEIIAVIIGWKLGGMVGLGTIIAAFGIGFCVQLTFQLLHFDTTTIEHETLGQTMLLLRSRQA, encoded by the coding sequence ATGACCACCTATATAAAACGATTATGCAATCTGTTCCTTGGACTCACGCTTTACGCCCTTGGAATCGTCTTTGCCATACAAGCTCAAATCGGTTATGCACCATGGGAGGTTTTCCATGTTGGAATGTCCAATACATTGGGCATCAGCATTGGCACCGCCTCCATTCTTGCTGGTGTCGTCATCGGCGCGATCGGAATTTTCTTGGGTGAAAAAGTCGGAATCGGAACCATTTTAAATATGTTTTTAATCGGCATGATCCTGGATTGGATTATGATTCTAGATTTTATTCCCGCCGCCAATCATTTTGCTATCGGTGTCTTCATGCTGATCCTTGGGCTCTTTACCATCGCACTGGGATCTTACTTTTATATTGGGTCTGCCTTTGGTGCCGGTCCTCGAGACGGTTTGATGGTTGCCTTGACGAGATTGACCAAATTACCCATCGGCGTCTGCCGCGGCGGCGTTGAAATCATTGCCGTCATCATCGGCTGGAAACTAGGAGGAATGGTTGGCCTTGGCACCATAATCGCAGCCTTTGGCATTGGATTTTGCGTACAACTCACCTTTCAACTCTTGCATTTTGATACCACAACCATTGAGCACGAAACCCTGGGGCAGACCATGCTCCTTCTTCGTTCACGACAGGCATAA